The Cryomorphaceae bacterium genomic interval CGCGCTCGTTGGCGTAGCTTTGGTATTCGCGGTTGGCCGGCCACGGAGGCATAAAGCGGGTTTCGGTCACGTGGGCAATCATTTTGGCGCGCTTTTTCACGTCCTGATAACTCACCAGCGGAAACGGCCCGGCCTCACCCAGCCGGTGACAAACCGCGCAATGCTCAAAGATGATGGGGGCGATGTGCCTGTTGAATGTTAAGGCAGTATCGTCGGTGCCTGTATGCGCACTTTCCTTTTGCCGGGTGGGCTGGCATGCCGCCAAAAGCAGGATGGTGATTCCGGTTGAAACTACTCGATAAAACATCCTACTGCCTGGGTTTTATCGGGTTCTATGCTTTCTCCGCGATGCATGGAGCTAATCGCTTCGTGAAGGTATTCGCGCTCCACCTGCAGTTTCTTCTGCCCGAGGCTGATGGCCCAGTCGTCAATGGCTCCCTGGTACAAAATGCTTCCATCCGGCCCGCAGAGAAATACCTCGGGCGTGATGGTGGCATTCAAGGTGCGCACAAGGCTCATTTCCGGATCGAGCATCACCGGAAGTTCCAGGTTGTACTTGCGGATGTACTGCCGTATTTCCGAAACGGGGTAGAAGGTTCCGGCCACCACACCCACAAACAGGAGGGAGTCTGAGGTCCACTCACCCACAAGCTCATTGATTCTGAGCGCGTAACTCTGGCACAGCGGACATTCGGGCGAGAGAAATACAAACACCACTTTTTTGTCGGCCAGTTCACCCAGCTCAAAGGAGGAGTCGTCGAGTTGAACCAGTGTAACTTCCGTCCAACGAGGCTTGGAACAGGAAACCGCGAGGAACACAAACATCATAGCAAACATCCACAAATGACGCATGTGGCAAAGATAGTTATTGCGACGCCCATGATAAATGGCCTAAGAAGAATCTCTATGGCAGAACTTTGTGTTTTAGGTTTATCCCAAATTAAGCAATTGGCCCTGCCAATGCATATTGTGGGTCTATATCCTTTGCGCTCATTGTGGTTAAGCCTTTTTACTGCCAGCCGTGCCGCAGGTTGAAAGGCCTAAGCGTACCGGGTAAACGTATTTAGAACACCTTGTAAATCAACAATTGCGAATAAGTTTGAATGAGACTTCTCCACTTCGCGTTTCGTACCTCTACGCTTCGGTCGAAGTGACAAATAGACAAATTATTTGTTACTAGATTGAATTCTATCCCGTTTTAAAGCGTTTGCCCAAGCTTTCAATGATTTTGCCCCGGAAGGCTTCTTTAAATCCCAAATAATCCCAAAAGAGCAGCCCTGAAAAGAGGATAGGAAAGTTGCACGATGGGTTAAAGACGGGCGAAAGGTGAGGTGTTTTAGTTGGATACTAAACAATTAGTTAGGACGGATTGACTTCCTGGCTCCACGACCTTTCAAACGACTCCAAACACCTTTATAGCAAATATGCAACCACACACTTTGAGAGGAAATGACGCGTTTTTACGCTCATCAACTGAAAACCAACATGTATGAACAATCGAAAATTAGGATTTGCCCGTGGGCGGCTCCTCGCATTGGGGTTGCTTATTGTTATTGCCGGTTGCGGTGGTAGCGGAGACAGCGCCTATACGGACACTGTTTCGGAGCCGCATGTACCGTCTCAGAAGGCATCTGTGGAAACGCAGCAACCTCGCGAGAGCAGGATGATCAGAACCGGTCGACTGGTCTTTGAAACCGAAGACCCTTCCGCCACGCGTTCATTCCTGGTAGAGGAAATCAACCTACGGGATGGCTATATTACCTCCGATGAAACGAGTAAATCGTTAAACCGACTGAGCACCACGCTGGAGGTTCGCATTCCGTCGGAGCAGTTTGGGGGTTTTTTAGAGCGTGTTTCCGATCATGTAACGAGGTTTGATACCCGCCATATTTCAGCCCGGGATGTTAGCGAGGAATATGTGGACGTGGAAGCCCGGCTCAAAACCAAAAAAGATCTTGAGACCCGCTATCTTGAGCTGCTGTCAAAGGCTGTGACCATTTCGGAGATGCTTGAGATTGAACACCAGATCGGGTTGCTCAGGGCCGAAATTGAGTCCATGGAAGGCCGACTGAAATACCTCGACAACAGGGTGTCGTATTCCACGCTGAGCATTACCTACTATGAGCTGACGCCCGAGGAAAAGCGTTTCGGTTCGCGGTTTATTGTGGCGTTTAAAAGCGGGTGGGACAACCTTATCTCCTTCCTGATTATGATGACCCACATTTGGCCGTTTTTCGCCATCGGTATTGCCATTGCGCTTGGCTTTAGCTATTTCGGAAAACGCAAGCGGACGAAATAGGAGTATGGAAATGCGCATCATTGGGTAGTTACCTGCGAACGCTCCATTGCATTTATGCTTATATTGTGCTGTGTTCTCCTCACAGGGAATGGCACATAGACATTGGCAGACACACTCAGGAAATATGCAGCCCTTATTACAGTGCTCGCCCTGTTTTCGGATGGTTTTTCACAGTCCGGAATCAGCGTGGAGTCCAACCGGAGCAGCTACACAGTGGGCGACGAGATTGTTGTTGAATATCGCTCCTTGAAGGGTATCAATGCAGTTGGCGTTCCCGAGGGAAGTGGCTTTGAACTGAGCAGACCCGGCTGGCGGTACATCATCAAGATCGCGGATGCACAAGGCGAAGTCACCTTTGTATGGCGTTACCACCTCAGGGCCCTGAAACCCGGCTTGCTCGTAATTGAAAGTCCGGATTTCTGGATGGAAGGCACGCTTCTCAAGGCAAACAAGCATTTTTTGTTCATTCACGAAAAACCGCTGATTGTGGCGGCCGGAGACCTGCGTGAACTCAAGCTTGCCGATCCGGAAACATTGGGTGAATTACCCATTCGGTACGTTGTGACCTCAAGCTATGGCTATGTACAGCGCATGTTTCGTGGGCAGTGGCATTTTGCGCGTAAACTCAGTGCGGAAGAGGTGTTGGAGATTCAGGAAAAGACGTCAGTCCGTAGGCCGTAGGAACTATATTCAGCATTGGTTTCACCCCAATTGCTACCTTTAGCCACCTTTCACGGAGGTATGCGAACATCATTCCTGTTGCTTTTTCTGTTGACGGCTTTCGGGGCTGCCGGTGCGCAAAGCGAGCCGGGGCCTGAAGACTATCGCGTGGAGCTTTCGGCTTTTTCGGTGAAAGGCATTCCCACTACCGGAACCATTTCGCTGCTCAATGACAGTTTGATGAACAATTGGGGCCAGGGAGCTGTGCCTGCCGTGGTCAACGGTGAGCGCAGGTACATTGATTTTCAAGGAGGGGAAGGCTCTTTTACCGTCAGTTTCGACCGAAACGAGCCCTTTTCGATACGCGTGGGGCAGTTTGCACACGTGCAGGATATGACCCCCATGCCTCTGTGGCTGTCGGTTTTGCCGCCGCTGATTGCCATTGCACTGGCGCTGGTTTTTAAGGAAGTGATAGCCTCCCTGTTTCTGGGCTTGCTGTTTGGCGCCGGATGTGTGGGCTACTACAGCACGGGCTGGAGCGGTGCAGCGGGTGGGTTTTTCAGGGTGATTGATACCTACATCATTTCGGCACTCAACGACTGGGGCCACCTGGCTGTGATTCTTTTTTCGCTCTTTATCGGTGCCATTGTGGCCATCGTCACCAAAAACGGCGGTATGCTGGGTGTGGTGAATCGCATTTCGCGATTAGCCAAAACGCCCCGCTCCGGACAGCTTACCACATGGGGAATGGGTCTCGCTATTTTCTTTGACGACTACGCCAATACACTGGTGGTGGGTAATACCCTGCGGCCCGTAACCGACCGATTGCGCATCTCGCGCGAAAAACTGAGCTACATTGTGGATTCTACCGCTGCACCCATGGCAGCCATTGCCCTTGTTACTACGTGGATAGGTGCACAGCTTGGCTATATTGACGACGGCTTGAAAATCATCAATGCCGATGAAACGGTTATCGCTTCGGGTAGTTACGCCGTGATGGTGCAGTCGCTGGCATATTCGTACTATCCCATTCTCACGCTGGTCTTTATTTTTATGCTGGTGTGGATGGGGCGCGATTACGGTCCGATGTACCGCGCCGAAGTGGCCGCCCGCAAACGACCCGAGGGTCAGGCGGACAAAAACTACCAGCAAAGCAAGGAACTGGAGGCCCTTCAGCCCGAGGACGGTATCAATCTCCGGCCGCTCAACGCCATCATTCCCATTGCGGTGGTGATTTTTGGAACCGTAGCCGGTTTGCTCATTACAGGCTGGGATTCGGCAACATGGGCGCAAAGCGACACCGGATTTTTCAGAAAACTGGCACTTAACATCGGCGATAGCGATTCATACACTTCGTTGTTGTGGTCTTCGCTTGCCGGACTTGCCACTGCCATTCTGCTCACCGTAACCCAAGGCATCATGCCGCTGGGCGACACGCTCGAGGCCATGTTTACAGGTTTTAAAACCATGCTTGGGGCCATTGCTATTTTGGTGTTGGCGTGGTCGCTGGCGGCCATTACCGAACAGATGCACAGCGCCGATTACCTTACGGGCATCCTCACCGGAAACATTCCTTATTGGTTGCTGCCAGGACTTACTTTTTTGCTGGCCGCTTTGGTTGCGTTTTCAACGGGTTCGTCGTGGGGCACCATGGCCATACTCTACCCGTTGATGCTACCACTGAGCTGGTCGGTTTGCATGGCGGCCGGTTGTGATATGGCAGTGGGGCAGTCTATTTTCTTTCACGTAGTATCGGCGGTGCTGGCCGGCTCCGTGCTTGGCGACCATTGTTCACCCATTTCCGACACCACCATACTTAGCTCCATGGCCGCGTCGGTGAACCACATAGCGCACGTTCAAACGCAGTTGCCCTATGCGCTCACGGTGGGTGCTGTGGCCTTTGTGCTTTCGGTTGCAGCGGCACTGCTGCAAGTAAACGGACTGGTTTTTATTGCCCCGGGAGTCCTTGTGTTGTGGCTGGTGATCAGGGTAGTGGGGAAGGAGGTTGAGGGCAGGGGGCGGTAGCACTGAGCAAACGGTTGAGCCGATCAACTTCAAATTATCTGTCAAGGTCGTTCCGGTGGGTTTAAGGCTTTCATCAGAACGGAATTGGGTTTAGGCTTCCCATCTCTGCTTCCATTTTAAAACCACGGAAGATTGGAGTAAGTTGTGCGGATTTTTAGTGGAAGTAGCACGCAAGGTGGTTTCCACCGGCATCCATCGTCTAATTGTCTCATCGTCTAATCAGCCCGTCACCAATCATCTCATCATCTCATTACCACATCATCTCATCAACCTGTATCTTTGTTCAATGAAGCCAAACATTGATTCTGAAACCGCAGCTTATACCCTGGTGGACGATGCAGCCATAGCGCAGTTTCAACAAATGCTTGGGGCAGAGCATGTATTTGAAGATGCCGAAACACGCACCCTATACGGACACGACGAAACGGAAGACCTCAGCTTTCCGCCGGAGGTTGTACTGAAACCGGAGACGCCTGACGAAATAGCCGCTGTTTTGCGCTATTGTAACGAGCGGCGGATTCCGGTAACGCCCATCGGTGCGCGCACAGGTTTGAGCGGGGGAGCGCTGAGCCTCTTTGGTGGCGTGGGCTTATCACTCGAGCGACTGAACCGCATACTTCATATAGACACCCAAAACCTCCAGGCCACGGTTGAACCCGGTGTGATTACCCAGGTGTTTCAGGAATCCGTTGAAGAACACGGGCTCATGTATGCGCCCGATCCGGCAAGCAGGGGCTCGTGCTTTATCGGTGGAAATATCGCTGAGAACTCTGGCGGACCAAGGGCACTGAAGTACGGAGTGACCAAAGACTTTGTGCTGAACCTGGAGGTGGTGTTGCCCAACGGCGAAATCATCTGGACGGGCGCCAATACCCTCAAAAACTCAACGGGTTACAACCTTACCCAGTTAATGGTTGGCAGCGAAGGCACGTTGGGCATCGTAACCAAAGCCGTGATGAAATTACTGCCCAAACCAGGCCACAATATGCTGATGCTGGTTCCATTCAACAGCGCTGAAAAAGCCTGCGAAGCGGTTTCGGCCGTGTTCAGGGCGGGTATTACACCATCGGCGATGGAGTTTATGGAGCGCGATGCCATTGACTGGTCCTTGAAATACGTGGATGATGTTTCCCTGCCGGTGGGCGAGGAGGTGGCAGCACATCTGCTGGTGGAAGTGGATGGAAACAATCCGGAACAACTGATGGAAGAGTGCGAGAAGATTAGCGCCTTGATGGAAGATTACGGTGCCACAGACGTTCTTTTTGCCGATGACGAACAGCAAAAAAACACCCTGTGGAAATTGCGCCGCAAGGTAGGGGAGGCGGTAAAGGCTCATTCAGTATATAAGGAAGAGGATACGGTCGTTCCGCGCTTTGCACTTCCGGTGCTGTTGAATGGGGTGAAGGAAATTGGAAGAAAATACGGGTTTCATTCGGTGTGTTACGGACATGCCGGCGACGGTAACCTGCACGTGAACATTATTCGCGGGGAGCTCTCCGAGGAACAGTGGAACGAGACCCTTCAAAAAGGAATCCGCGAAATTTTTGAGCTCACTGCCTCGTTAGGCGGTACCATTTCCGGTGAGCACGGTATCGGTTACGTGCAACGACCATTCCTCGATGTGGTATTTTCATCTACGCACCGAAACA includes:
- a CDS encoding DUF4349 domain-containing protein, producing MNNRKLGFARGRLLALGLLIVIAGCGGSGDSAYTDTVSEPHVPSQKASVETQQPRESRMIRTGRLVFETEDPSATRSFLVEEINLRDGYITSDETSKSLNRLSTTLEVRIPSEQFGGFLERVSDHVTRFDTRHISARDVSEEYVDVEARLKTKKDLETRYLELLSKAVTISEMLEIEHQIGLLRAEIESMEGRLKYLDNRVSYSTLSITYYELTPEEKRFGSRFIVAFKSGWDNLISFLIMMTHIWPFFAIGIAIALGFSYFGKRKRTK
- a CDS encoding FAD-binding protein; this encodes MKPNIDSETAAYTLVDDAAIAQFQQMLGAEHVFEDAETRTLYGHDETEDLSFPPEVVLKPETPDEIAAVLRYCNERRIPVTPIGARTGLSGGALSLFGGVGLSLERLNRILHIDTQNLQATVEPGVITQVFQESVEEHGLMYAPDPASRGSCFIGGNIAENSGGPRALKYGVTKDFVLNLEVVLPNGEIIWTGANTLKNSTGYNLTQLMVGSEGTLGIVTKAVMKLLPKPGHNMLMLVPFNSAEKACEAVSAVFRAGITPSAMEFMERDAIDWSLKYVDDVSLPVGEEVAAHLLVEVDGNNPEQLMEECEKISALMEDYGATDVLFADDEQQKNTLWKLRRKVGEAVKAHSVYKEEDTVVPRFALPVLLNGVKEIGRKYGFHSVCYGHAGDGNLHVNIIRGELSEEQWNETLQKGIREIFELTASLGGTISGEHGIGYVQRPFLDVVFSSTHRNIFQQIKQAFDPRGILNPGKAI
- a CDS encoding Na+/H+ antiporter NhaC family protein, translated to MRTSFLLLFLLTAFGAAGAQSEPGPEDYRVELSAFSVKGIPTTGTISLLNDSLMNNWGQGAVPAVVNGERRYIDFQGGEGSFTVSFDRNEPFSIRVGQFAHVQDMTPMPLWLSVLPPLIAIALALVFKEVIASLFLGLLFGAGCVGYYSTGWSGAAGGFFRVIDTYIISALNDWGHLAVILFSLFIGAIVAIVTKNGGMLGVVNRISRLAKTPRSGQLTTWGMGLAIFFDDYANTLVVGNTLRPVTDRLRISREKLSYIVDSTAAPMAAIALVTTWIGAQLGYIDDGLKIINADETVIASGSYAVMVQSLAYSYYPILTLVFIFMLVWMGRDYGPMYRAEVAARKRPEGQADKNYQQSKELEALQPEDGINLRPLNAIIPIAVVIFGTVAGLLITGWDSATWAQSDTGFFRKLALNIGDSDSYTSLLWSSLAGLATAILLTVTQGIMPLGDTLEAMFTGFKTMLGAIAILVLAWSLAAITEQMHSADYLTGILTGNIPYWLLPGLTFLLAALVAFSTGSSWGTMAILYPLMLPLSWSVCMAAGCDMAVGQSIFFHVVSAVLAGSVLGDHCSPISDTTILSSMAASVNHIAHVQTQLPYALTVGAVAFVLSVAAALLQVNGLVFIAPGVLVLWLVIRVVGKEVEGRGR